Proteins encoded together in one Canis aureus isolate CA01 chromosome 21, VMU_Caureus_v.1.0, whole genome shotgun sequence window:
- the MUC6 gene encoding mucin-6: protein MLGPQLLLLLSYGGTLLVAGLNETSFVHPDLQRLQNSSQTAPDRGWCSTWGAGHFSTFDGHVYDFLGTCNYIFAATCKDTSPTFSVQLRRVPGGGISRVIVELGASVVTVQKAVISVKDVGVVDLPYTSNGLQITPFGQNVQLVAKQLELELVVMWGPGTHLMVLVEKRHMGKLCGLCGDFNGEQTNEFLSEEGKFLEPHTYAALQTLDDPDEICTYKAVPNPQVPQAEHAQTCTQLLTLVAPECNVPKEPFMWSCQVDMAECVLRGQHNCSCATLSEYSRQCSMAGQAVSNWRGPGLCPVGTCPANQVYQECGETCVKTCSNPQHTCSSFCTFGCFCPKGTVLDDISRNHTCVPVTQCPCMLNGVVYAPGEVVTAACQTCQCTTGHWKCTEQPCPQRCSLEGGSFVTTFDARPYRFHGTCTYILLQSPQLPDGASLVASYDKSGYSHSETALAAIIYMSREDKIVISQDEVFTHNGNTKWLPYKTRNITVFRQTSTHIQMTTTFGLELVIQLEPVFQAYITIGPQFRGQTRGLCGTFNGDTTDDFMASTGIVEGTASLFVDSWRTGNCPASLERETDPCSMSQLNKVCAETHCSVLVRNGSVFEKCHAMVNPRPFYKRCVYQACNYEKTILHVCAALSDYARVCATRGILLRDWRNSVDNCTTPCTGNQTFGYDTRACGRTCLSLSDHAAECHPSAVPVDGCNCPEGTYLNHKAQCVRKSQCPCLLDSNKFILADQSAMVNGVICYCINGRLSCPGRPQMLLATCSAPKTFQSCNESSENTFGAACAPTCQMLATGTPCVPTRCEPGCVCAEGLYENANGQCVPPEECPCEFAGASYPPGAELHTDCRTCTCSRGKWTCWQSARCSSTCALYGEGHVVTFDGQRFMFDGSCGYILTTDGCGANNSRPTFTVLTENVVCGKSGVTCSRSIKISLGGLSIVLADRNYTVSGEDPHVHFRVNAGSLNLVLDITISNRYNLTLVWNKHMTIFIKITRATQDALCGLCGNYNGNMKDDFETRSNYVASSELEFVNSWKDSPLCGDTSLALDPCSLNTFRRAWAERKCGIINSPTFAACHSQVYHLPYYEACVQDACGCDTTGDCECLCDAVAAYAKACLDKGVCVDWRTPDFCPIYCDYYNTHTHEDGAYQYNQDANCTWHYQPCLCPQHPQSLPHTNTEGCYNCSQHEYFDQNTGTCVPCMSPPTTPRPTTESPRSISAITPRATSAPTPMTTLKSTATGPTETQTTMKFTASMFSSAMQSTARSTEHTTAAPRTKEISETSRGPPTTSPKHTSTRNTPMTTETKSMETTRSQETTVTENSQLTTHYLPHTHETTTETSRITNTPLTLHTTHTFHPTPSPAVPTNTLHTTGSPTGTSFRTTTGFPSPSHAETTLSTHMSASSTSSTHWNPIPVSTQPRHRHTAHAHKTPTDADHGHPYLGQHSQNFHLPTVTSNITYQPRGIFRPSHHNLRTRSCDSDHNRLDSLSSDQQAAHSPHLSRCILACCPHQHSPLHRSPYRDILPDHYSLPQPIKLRVHHLLPCVRLHHVLGDQHLPSDHQSNTPTDPLSPLHCQTHWNPIPVSTQPRHRHTAHAHKTPTDADHGHPYLGQHSQNFHLPTVTSNITYPPGGIFRPSHHNLRTRSYDSDHNLLDSLSSDQQAAHSPHLSHCILACCSHQNSPLHRSPYRDILPDHYSLPQPIKLRVHHLLPCVRLHHVLGDQHLPSDHQSNTPTDPLSPLHCQTHWNPIPVSTQPGHRHTAHAHKTPTDADHGHPYLGQHSQNFHLPTVTSNLTDPPGGIFPPSHHNLRTRSYDSDHNLLDSLSSDQQAAHSPHLSRCILACCSHQNSPLHRSPYRDILPDHHSLLQPIKPRDHHLLPCVRLHHVLGDQHLPSDHQSNTATDPLSPLHCQTHWNPIPVSTQPRYRHTAHAHKTPTDADHGHPYLGPPTGTSFRTTTAFSSPSSPETTISSHASASTTSSTHWNPIHVSTQPRYRHTAHAHKTPTDADHGHPYLGPPTGTSFRTTTAFSSPSSPETTISSHASASTTSSDSDHNLLDSLSSDQQATHSPHLSRCILACCPHQHSPLHRSPYRDILPDHYSLPQPIKLRDHHLLPCVRLHHVLGPPTGTSFRTTTAFPSPSSSETTISSHESASTTSSHSQNFHLPTVTSNLTDPPGGIFPPSHHNLRTRSYDSDHDLLDSLIHSTGPPTGTSFRTTTAFSSPSSPETTISSHASASTTSSVTSTSHLVISPTHQPTPYPHSTARHTGTPSPSPHSPGTGTQPTHTKPPLTRTTATPTSVSTVKTSTSPRSHPTSPIHPEASSVHPTTISNHPPRTVTTTSWTRSAATSKPHTPHTSHAASSPAVPTSTVHSTGPPTGTSFRTTTAFPSPSSSETTISSHASASTTSSVTSTSHLIISPTQQPTPSPHSTTRHTGTPSTSPHSPGGIFPPSHHNLRTRSYDSDHDLLDSLSSDQQAAHSPHLSRCILACCSHQNSPLHRSPYRDILPDHHSLLQPIKPRDHHLLPCVRLNHILGDQHLPSGHQPNTPTDPLSSLHCQTHWNPIPVSTQPRHRHTAHAHKTPTDADHGDPYLGQHSQNFHFPTVTSNITYQPRGIFRPSHHNLRTRSYDSDHNRLDSLSSDQQAAHSPHLSRCILACCPHQHSPLHRSPYRDILPDHYSLPQPIKLRVHHLLPCVRLHHVLGDQHLPSDHQSNTPTDPLSSLHCQTHWNPIPVSTQPGHRHTAHAHKTPTDADHGHPYLGQHSQNFHLPTVTSNLTDPPGGIFPPSHHNLRTRSYDSDHNLLDSLSSDQQAAHSPHLSRCILACCSHQNSPLHRSPYRDILPDHHSLLQPIKPRDHHLLPCVRLHHVLGDQHLPSDHQSNTATDPLSPLHCQTHWNPIPVSTHPRYRHTAHAHKTPTDADHGHPYLGQHSQNFHLPTVTSNLTDPPGGIFPPSHHHLQPPSKDSDHDLLDSLSSDQQATHSPHLSRCILACCSHQNSPLHRSPYRDILPDHHSLLQPIKPRDHHLLPCVRLHHVLGDQHLPSDHQSNTATDPLSPLHCQTHWNPIHVSTQPRYRHTAHAHKTPTDADHGHPYLGQHSQNFHLPTVTSNLTDPPGGIFPPSHHHLQPPS, encoded by the exons AATGGAGAGCAGACCAATGAGTTTCTGAGCGAGGAAG gcAAATTCTTGGAGCCGCACACATATGCTGCCCTCCAGACGCTGGATGACCCCGATGAGATCTGTACCTACAAGGCCGTCCCCAACCCCCAGGTCCCACAGGCAGAGCAC GCCCAGACTTGCACCCAGCTACTGACACTGGTGGCCCCGGAGTGCAATGTGCCCAAAGAGCCATTCATGTGGAGCTGCCAGGTGGACATGGCCGAGTGTGTCCTGCGAGGCCAGCACAACTGCAGCTGTGCCACGCTGTCGGAGTACTCACGCCAGTGCAGCATGGCTGGCCAGGCCGTCAGCAACTGGCGGGGCCCCGGCCTCTGCC CCGTGGGTACATGCCCGGCCAACCAGGTGTACCAAGAATGTGGTGAGACCTGCGTCAAGACCTGCTCCAATCCACAGCACACCTGTTCCAGCTTCTGCACCTTTGGCTGCTTCTGTCCCAAAG GGACGGTGCTTGATGACATCTCCAGAAACCACACCTGCGTGCCAGTCACCCAGTGCCCCTGCATGCTCAACGGCGTGGTCTACGCCCCTGGGGAGGTCGTGACAGCTGCCTGCCAGACCTG CCAGTGCACCACGGGCCACTGGAAGTGCACAGAGCAGCCCTGCCCCCAACGCTGCTCCCTGGAAGGCGGCTCCTTTGTCACCACATTTGATGCCAGGCCCTACCGCTTCCATGGCACCTGCACCTACATCCTCCTCCAG AGCCCGCAGCTCCCAGATGGGGCCTCCCTCGTGGCCTCGTACGACAAGTCTGGGTACTCTCACTCGGAGACCGCCCTAGCTGCCATCATTTACATGTCCCGAGAG GACAAGATCGTGATTTCTCAGGATGAGGTATTCACCCACAACGGGAACACCAAGTGGCTACCATACAAGACCC GCAACATCACCGTCTTCAGGCAGACGTCCACCCACATCCAGATGACCACCACCTTTGGGCTGGAGCTCGTGATCCAGCTGGAGCCCGTGTTCCAGGCATACATTACCATCGGGCCGCAGTTCAGAGGCCAGACCAGAG GGCTCTGCGGGACCTTCAACGGAGACACGACAGATGACTTCATGGCCAGCACGGGCATCGTGGAGGGCACCGCCTCGCTCTTTGTGGACTCCTGGCGGACAGGCAACTGCCCGGCCTCGCTCGAGCGTGAGACTGATCCCTGCTCCATGAGCCAGCTCAACA aggtGTGTGCAGAGACCCACTGCTCAGTGCTGGTAAGGAACGGCTCAGTGTTCGAGAAGTGCCATGCCATGGTGAACCCCAGGCCCTTCTACAAG AGGTGCGTGTACCAGGCCTGCAACTATGAGAAGACCATCCTACATGTGTGCGCTGCTCTGAGTGACTATGCGCGTGTGTGTGCCACACGCGGCATCCTGCTACGGGACTGGAGGAACAGTGTGGACAACTGCA CTACCCCCTGCACGGGCAACCAGACATTCGGCTATGACACCCGGGCCTGCGGCCGCACGTGCCTATCCCTGTCTGATCACGCTGCCGAGTGCCACCCAAGTGCCGTGCCTGTGGACGGCTGCAACTGCCCTGAGGGCACCTACCTCAACCACAAGGCTCAGTGTGTACGAAAGTCCCAGTGCCCCTGCCTCCTAGACAGCAATAAGTTCATCCTGGCTGACCAGTCAGCCATGGTCAACGGTGTCATCTG CTACTGTATCAACGGCAGGCTGAGCTGCCCGGGGCGCCCACAGATGCTCCTGG CAACCTGCTCAGCCCCCAAGACCTTCCAGTCCTGCAATGAGTCTTCAGAGAACACATTTGGGGCAGCCTGTGCCCCTACATGTCAGATGCTGGCCACCGGCACCCCCTGT GTACCCACCAGGTGCGAGCCCGGCTGTGTCTGTGCTGAGGGGCTCTACGAGAACGCCAACGGGCAGTGCGTACCCCCTGAGGAGTGCCCATGCGAGTTTGCAGGGGCCTCCTACCCCCCGGGCGCAGAGCTCCACACTGACTGTAGGACATG CACCTGCTCCAGGGGGAAATGGACGTGCTGGCAGAGTGCCCGCTGCTCATCCACCTGCGCTCTGTATGGGGAGGGCCACGTGGTCACCTTTGATGGGCAGCGCTTCATGTTTGATGGCAGCTGCGGGTATATCCTGACCACG GACGGCTGCGGGGCCAACAACTCACGGCCCACCTTCACAGTCCTCACAGAGAATGTTGTGTGTGGGAAGTCAGGTGTCACCTGCTCCCGCTCCATCAAGATCTCTCTGGGG GGCCTGTCCATCGTGCTGGCGGACAGGAACTACACGGTCAGCGGGGAGGACCCCCATGTGCACTTCCGGGTGAACGCCGGCTCCCTGAATCTGGTGCTGGACATCACCATCAGCAATAGGTACAATCTGACCCTCGTCTGGAACAAGCACATGACCATCTTCATCAAGATCACgcgtgccacccag GATGCGCTGTGCGGCTTATGTGGCAACTACAACGGAAACATGAAGGATGACTTCGAGACACGCAGCAACTATGTGGCATCCAGTGAGCTGGAATTTGTGAACTCGTGGAAGGACAGCCCACTGTGTGGGGACACCAGCCTCGCACTGGACCCCTGCAGCCTCAACACATTCCGCCGCGCCTGGGCAGAGCGCAAATGTGGCATCATCAACAGCCCCACCTTCGCCGCCTGCCACAGCCAG GTGTACCACCTGCCCTACTACGAGGCTTGTGTACAAGATGCATGTGGCTGCGACACCACTGGGGACTGCGAGTGCCTATGTGATGCGGTGGCGGCCTATGCCAAGGCCTGCCTGGACAAGGGCGTGTGCGTGGACTGGAGGACCCCGGACTTCTGCC CCATCTACTGTGACTACTACAACACCCACACGCATGAGGATGGGGCGTACCAGTACAACCAGGATGCCAACTGCACATGGCACTACCAGCCGTGCCTCTGCCCTCAGCACCCACAGAGTCTCCCACACACCAACACCGAAG GCTGCTACAACTGCTCCCAGCACGAGTACTTCGACCAGAACACAGGGACCTGCGTTCCCTGCA TGTCGCCGCCCACCACGCCGAGACCCACCACAG AGTCACCTCGATCCATCTCTGCCATCACCCCACGGGCTACATCAGCACCAACCCCAATGACCACACTCAAGTCTACAGCGACAGGACCCACCGAGACACAGACCACAATGAAGTTCACAGCTTCAATGTTCAGCTCAGCAATGCAATCCACAGCTCGGTCCACGGAGCACACCACGGCAGCACCAAGGACCAAAGAAATCTCAGAGACCTCCAGAGGACCCCCAACAA CATCCCCGAAACACACTTCGACACGAAACACACCTATGACCACGGAAACAAAGAGCATGGAGACCACTCGATCCCAGGAGACTACAGTAACCGAAAACAGCCAGCTAACGACTCACTACCTACCGCACACACACGAGACAACAACAGAGACAAGCCGTATCACAAACACACCTCTCACTTTACACACCACCCATACCTTTCACCCTACGCCCTCGCCTGCTGTCCCCACAAACACACTCCACACCACAGGTTCCCCTACCGGGACATCCTTCCGGACCACCACAGGCTTCCCAAGCCCATCCCACGCCGAAACCACCCTCTCTACTCACATGTCTGCCTCCAGCACATCCTCG ACACACTGGAACCCCATCCCCGTCTCCACACAGCCCCGGCACAGGCACACAGCCCACGCACACAAAACCCCCACTGACGCGGACCACGGCCACCCCTACCTCGGTCAGCACAGTCAAAACTTCCACCTCCCCACGGTCACATCCAACATCACCTACCAGCCCAGAGGCATCTTCCGCCCATCCCACCACAATCTCCGAACACGCTCCTGCGACAGTGACCACAACCGCCTGGACTCGCTCAGCAGCGACCAGCAAGCCGCACACTCCCCACACCTCTCACGCTGCATCCTCGCCTGCTGTCCCCACCAGCACAGTCCACTCCACAGGTCCCCCTACCGGGACATCCTTCCGGACCACTACAGCCTTCCCCAGCCCATCAAGCTCCGAGTCCACCATCTCCTCCCATGCGTCCGCCTCCACCACGTCCTCGGTGACCAGCACCTCCCATCTGATCATCAGTCCAACACACCAACcgaccccctctccccactccactGCCAGACACACTGGAACCCCATCCCCGTCTCCACACAGCCCCGGCACAGGCACACAGCCCACGCACACAAAACCCCCACTGACGCGGACCACGGCCACCCCTACCTCGGTCAGCACAGTCAAAACTTCCACCTCCCCACGGTCACATCCAACATCACCTATCCACCAGGAGGCATCTTCCGCCCATCCCACCACAATCTCCGAACACGCTCCTACGACAGTGACCACAACCTCCTGGACTCGCTCAGCAGCGACCAGCAAGCCGCACACTCCCCACACCTCTCACACTGCATCCTCGCCTGCTGTTCCCACCAAAACAGTCCACTCCACAGGTCCCCCTACCGGGACATCCTTCCGGACCACTACAGCCTTCCCCAGCCCATCAAGCTCCGAGTCCACCATCTCCTCCCATGCGTCCGCCTCCACCACGTCCTCGGTGACCAGCACCTCCCATCTGATCATCAGTCCAACACACCAACcgaccccctctccccactccactGCCAGACACACTGGAACCCCATCCCCGTCTCCACACAGCCCGGGCACAGGCACACAGCCCACGCACACAAAACCCCCACTGACGCGGACCACGGCCACCCCTACCTCGGTCAGCACAGTCAAAACTTCCACCTCCCCACAGTCACATCCAACCTCACCGATCCACCAGGAGGCATCTTCCCCCCATCCCACCACAATCTCCGAACACGCTCCTACGACAGTGACCACAACCTCCTGGACTCGCTCAGCAGCGACCAGCAAGCCGCACACTCCCCACACCTCTCACGCTGCATCCTCGCCTGCTGTTCCCACCAAAACAGTCCACTCCACAGGTCCCCCTACCGGGACATCCTTCCGGACCACCACAGCCTTCTCCAGCCCATCAAGCCCCGAGACCACCATCTCCTCCCATGCGTCCGCCTCCACCACGTCCTCGGTGACCAGCACCTCCCATCTGATCATCAGTCCAACACAGCAACtgaccccctctccccactccactGCCAGACACACTGGAACCCCATCCCCGTCTCCACACAGCCCCGGTACAGGCACACAGCCCACGCACACAAAACCCCCACTGACGCGGACCACGGCCACCCCTACCTCG GTCCCCCTACCGGGACATCCTTCCGGACCACCACAGCCTTCTCCAGCCCATCAAGCCCCGAGACCACCATCTCCTCCCATGCGTCCGCCTCCACCACGTCCTCG ACACACTGGAACCCCATCCACGTCTCCACACAGCCCCGGTACAGGCACACAGCCCACGCACACAAAACCCCCACTGACGCGGACCACGGCCACCCCTACCTCG GTCCCCCTACCGGGACATCCTTCCGGACCACCACAGCCTTCTCCAGCCCATCAAGCCCCGAGACCACCATCTCCTCCCATGCGTCCGCCTCCACCACATCCTCG GACAGTGACCACAACCTCCTGGACTCGCTCAGCAGCGACCAGCAAGCCACACACTCCCCACACCTCTCACGCTGCATCCTCGCCTGCTGTCCCCACCAGCACAGTCCACTCCACAGGTCCCCCTACCGGGACATCCTTCCGGACCACTACAGCCTTCCCCAGCCCATCAAGCTCCGAGACCACCATCTCCTCCCATGCGTCCGCCTCCACCACGTCCTCG GTCCCCCTACCGGGACATCCTTCCGGACCACTACAGCCTTCCCCAGCCCATCAAGCTCCGAGACCACCATCTCCTCCCATGAGTCCGCCTCCACCACGTCCTCG CACAGTCAAAACTTCCACCTCCCCACGGTCACATCCAACCTCACCGATCCACCAGGAGGCATCTTCCCCCCATCCCACCACAATCTCCGAACACGCTCCTACGACAGTGACCACGACCTCCTGGACTCGCTCA TCCACTCCACAGGTCCCCCTACCGGGACATCCTTCCGGACCACCACAGCCTTCTCCAGCCCATCAAGCCCCGAGACCACCATCTCCTCCCATGCGTCCGCCTCCACCACATCCTCGGTGACCAGCACCTCCCATCTGGTCATCAGCCCAACACACCAACCGACCCCCTACCCTCACTCCACTGCCAGACACACTGGAACCCCATCCCCGTCTCCACACAGCCCCGGCACAGGCACACAGCCCACGCACACAAAACCCCCACTGACGCGGACCACGGCCACCCCTACCTCGGTCAGCACAGTCAAAACTTCCACCTCCCCACGGTCACATCCAACATCACCTATCCACCCAGAGGCATCTTCCGTCCATCCCACCACCATCTCCAACCACCCTCCTAGGACAGTGACCACAACCTCCTGGACTCGCTCAGCAGCGACCAGCAAGCCGCACACTCCCCACACCTCTCACGCTGCATCCTCGCCTGCTGTCCCCACCAGCACAGTCCACTCCACAGGTCCCCCTACCGGGACATCCTTCCGGACCACTACAGCCTTCCCCAGCCCATCAAGCTCCGAGACCACCATCTCCTCCCATGCGTCCGCCTCCACCACGTCCTCGGTGACCAGCACCTCCCATCTGATCATCAGTCCAACACAGCAACcgaccccctctccccactccactACCAGACACACTGGAACCCCATCCACGTCTCCACACAGCCCCG GAGGCATCTTCCCCCCATCCCACCACAATCTCCGAACACGCTCCTACGACAGTGACCACGACCTCCTGGACTCGCTCAGCAGCGACCAGCAAGCCGCACACTCCCCACACCTCTCACGCTGCATCCTCGCCTGCTGTTCCCACCAAAACAGTCCACTCCACAGGTCCCCCTACCGGGACATCCTTCCGGACCACCACAGCCTTCTCCAGCCCATCAAGCCCCGAGATCACCATCTCCTCCCATGCGTCCGCCTCAACCACATCCTCGGTGACCAGCACCTCCCATCTGGTCATCAGCCCAACACACCAACCGACCCCCTCTCCTCACTCCACTGCCAGACACACTGGAACCCCATCCCCGTCTCCACACAGCCCCGGCACAGGCACACAGCCCACGCACACAAAACCCCCACTGACGCGGACCACGGCGACCCCTACCTCGGTCAGCACAGTCAAAACTTCCACTTCCCCACGGTCACATCCAACATCACCTACCAGCCCAGAGGCATCTTCCGCCCATCCCACCACAATCTCCGAACACGCTCCTACGACAGTGACCACAACCGCCTGGACTCGCTCAGCAGCGACCAGCAAGCCGCACACTCCCCACACCTCTCACGCTGCATCCTCGCCTGCTGTCCCCACCAGCACAGTCCACTCCACAGGTCCCCCTACCGGGACATCCTTCCGGACCACTACAGCCTTCCCCAGCCCATCAAGCTCCGAGTCCACCATCTCCTCCCATGCGTCCGCCTCCACCACGTCCTCGGTGACCAGCACCTCCCATCTGATCATCAGTCCAACACACCAACCGACCCCCTCTCCTCACTCCACTGCCAGACACACTGGAACCCCATCCCCGTCTCCACACAGCCCGGGCACAGGCACACAGCCCACGCACACAAAACCCCCACTGACGCGGACCACGGCCACCCCTACCTCGGTCAGCACAGTCAAAACTTCCACCTCCCCACGGTCACATCCAACCTCACCGATCCACCAGGAGGCATCTTCCCCCCATCCCACCACAATCTCCGAACACGCTCCTACGACAGTGACCACAACCTCCTGGACTCGCTCAGCAGCGACCAGCAAGCCGCACACTCCCCACACCTCTCACGCTGCATCCTCGCCTGCTGTTCCCACCAAAACAGTCCACTCCACAGGTCCCCCTACCGGGACATCCTTCCGGACCACCACAGCCTTCTCCAGCCCATCAAGCCCCGAGACCACCATCTCCTCCCATGCGTCCGCCTCCACCACGTCCTCGGTGACCAGCACCTCCCATCTGATCATCAGTCCAACACAGCAACcgaccccctctccccactccactGCCAGACACACTGGAACCCCATCCCCGTCTCCACACATCCCCGGTACAGGCACACAGCCCACGCACACAAAACCCCCACTGACGCGGACCACGGCCACCCCTACCTCGGTCAGCACAGTCAAAACTTCCACCTCCCCACGGTCACATCCAACCTCACCGATCCACCAGGAGGCATCTTCCCCCCATCCCACCACCATCTCCAACCACCCTCCAAGGACAGTGACCACGACCTCCTGGACTCGCTCAGCAGCGACCAGCAAGCCACACACTCTCCACACCTCTCACGCTGCATCCTCGCCTGCTGTTCCCACCAAAACAGTCCACTCCACAGGTCCCCCTACCGGGACATCCTTCCGGACCACCACAGCCTTCTCCAGCCCATCAAGCCCCGAGACCACCATCTCCTCCCATGCGTCCGCCTCCACCACGTCCTCGGTGACCAGCACCTCCCATCTGATCATCAGTCCAACACAGCAACcgaccccctctccccactccactGCCAGACACACTGGAACCCCATCCACGTCTCCACACAGCCCCGGTACAGGCACACAGCCCACGCACACAAAACCCCCACTGACGCGGACCACGGCCACCCCTACCTCGGTCAGCACAGTCAAAACTTCCACCTCCCCACGGTCACATCCAACCTCACCGATCCACCAGGAGGCATCTTCCCCCCATCCCACCACCATCTCCAACCACCCTCCTAG